A single Acomys russatus unplaced genomic scaffold, mAcoRus1.1, whole genome shotgun sequence DNA region contains:
- the LOC127186423 gene encoding ankyrin repeat domain-containing protein 7-like has product MLEDIEYIAETSKTQKPARWYTRLWRACLCCGCLCNQKKKLQPCLTGYEPVGILQRAASTGDLYTLEQLINSNHFHIDECDRKNRTSLHYACAHNHVDVVTLLLDYDCSIDIQDDEGCTPLIKAAQEDNLGCICVLLWVGADPHLKDFSGHTALHHAVLRGNIATVEKLLEFNADIEAKTEYGLTPLQLAICENDYQMAEFLTSKGANAHSVDDLN; this is encoded by the exons ATGCTTGAGGACATAGAATACATTGCTGAGACCTCTAAAACCCAAAAGCCAGCACGCTGGTACACCCGCCTGTGGCGGGCATGCCTGTGCTGTGGGTGCTTATGTAACCAAAAGAAGAAACTTCAACCCTGTCTCACTggctatgagcctgtggggataCTCCAAAGAGCGGCCAGCACGGGTGACTTGTATACACTTGAGCAACTCATCAACTCCAATCACTTTCACATTGATGAATGTGATAGGAAGAACAG GACTTCACTGCACTACGCGTGTGCCCACAACCATGTGGATGTCGTGACACTGCTACTAGACTACGACTGCAGCATTGATATCCAGGATGACGAAGGCTGCACACCCTTGATTAAG GCTGCCCAGGAAGACAATCTGGGATGCATATGTGTGCTGCTGTGGGTGGGGGCTGATCCCCACCTGAAAGATTTTAGTGGGCATACAGCCCTCCACCATGCTGTTTTGAGAGGTAACATTGCCACTGTTGAGAAGTTGCTTGAATTCAATGCAGACATTGAAGCTAAAACAGAG TATGGCTTAACACCCCTTCAGCTTGCCATATGTGAAAATGACTACCAGATGGCAGAATTTTTAACATCAAAAGGTGCAAATGCACATAGTGTAGATGATCTGAACAg